A DNA window from Deltaproteobacteria bacterium contains the following coding sequences:
- a CDS encoding 1-acyl-sn-glycerol-3-phosphate acyltransferase, producing MKQILLSLRWLVTLLGGLSMGLFCAVLGPLDRSKRKILKACYYFARIFLPIAGIRIQVSGLQHIDPKSNYIVCSNHQGIFDIFTLMGTLPLPLRFVSKPSYFKIPFIGWGMRGVGHIEITRTHKERDRKTLDELVKLVKEGASIVMFPEGTRTRDGKVGPFKFGAFYVAVHSGIPILPVTIQGSFERMRKGKRLPEPGRISLKIQGPISPSGQTVESLCDDTRKVILSNF from the coding sequence ATGAAGCAGATCCTTCTCTCCTTGAGGTGGCTTGTGACGTTGCTGGGTGGGCTCTCGATGGGTCTTTTTTGTGCCGTTCTGGGTCCTCTCGATCGATCCAAGAGAAAAATCTTGAAGGCCTGCTATTATTTTGCCAGGATTTTTTTGCCGATCGCCGGGATTCGCATCCAGGTTTCGGGTTTGCAGCATATTGACCCAAAATCGAATTACATCGTCTGCTCCAATCACCAGGGGATATTTGATATCTTTACGTTGATGGGGACTCTTCCCCTTCCGCTCCGGTTTGTCTCAAAACCGTCCTACTTTAAAATACCATTCATCGGTTGGGGGATGCGAGGAGTCGGGCACATTGAGATCACCCGGACTCACAAAGAGCGAGACCGGAAGACGCTCGATGAACTTGTGAAGCTTGTGAAGGAGGGTGCGAGCATCGTGATGTTTCCCGAAGGGACACGAACACGTGATGGCAAGGTAGGTCCGTTTAAATTTGGTGCATTCTATGTTGCTGTTCACTCCGGCATCCCAATCTTGCCGGTTACCATTCAGGGAAGTTTTGAGCGGATGCGGAAGGGAAAACGTCTTCCAGAACCAGGGAGAATCAGTCTGAAGATTCAGGGGCCGATCTCTCCGTCAGGCCAGACGGTTGAATCTCTCTGTGACGATACCCGCAAGGTCATCCTGTCAAATTTCTGA